In the Magnolia sinica isolate HGM2019 chromosome 15, MsV1, whole genome shotgun sequence genome, one interval contains:
- the LOC131227401 gene encoding E3 ubiquitin-protein ligase SIRP1-like: MGEALVARYWCHMCSQMVDPVMEVEIKCPFCESGFVEEMDSRGDDEDLGSDRTFSLWAPILLGMMGSPSRRRRFRRHEEEEDEETRGESELERDIESILRRRRRSSAAILQLLQGLRAGIASESENPESEREQEREREREHVILINPFNQAVILQGSFDSNQGENESSNIHGSLGDYFIGPGLDLLLQHLAENDPNRYGTPPAQKEAVEAMPTVKITENLQCSVCLEDFDIGLEAREMPCKHKFHNGCILPWLELHSSCPVCRYQIPADGSKDSNGSDNSNRVESSGVELSTEGGSGNGRRFWAPVPWPFNGLFSPSESQTDGNSSTSASSSSAASGSSTHADEN, translated from the coding sequence ATGGGTGAAGCTCTTGTTGCAAGGTACTGGTGCCACATGTGCTCGCAAATGGTGGATCCGGTCATGGAAGTCGAGATCAAGTGTCCATTTTGCGAGAGTGGGTTTGTGGAAGAAATGGATAGCAGAGGAGATGACGAGGATCTCGGATCGGATAGAACTTTCTCCCTTTGGGCTCCCATCTTGCTCGGAATGATGGGTAGCCCGTCCCGCCGCCGAAGATTCCGAagacatgaagaagaagaagatgaagaaactCGGGGAGAATCGGAGCTAGAACGGGACATTGAATCGATCCtgcggaggaggaggaggagctccGCTGCGATCCTCCAATTGCTTCAGGGCCTCCGTGCAGGCATCGCATCTGAATCAGAGAATCCCGAAAGCGAAAGGGAACAAGAGCGAGAGAGGGAGCGAGAGCATGTGATTCTCATCAATCCTTTCAACCAGGCTGTGATTCTTCAAGGATCGTTTGATTCGAACCAGGGCGAGAATGAGAGCTCGAACATCCATGGCTCTTTGGGCGATTACTTCATTGGGCCTGGTTTGGATCTCTTGCTGCAGCATCTGGCAGAAAACGATCCGAACCGATATGGGACACCACCAGCGCAGAAAGAGGCAGTCGAGGCGATGCCGACTGTGAAGATCACTGAGAATTTACAGTGTTCGGTCTGTTTGGAGGATTTCGACATTGGGTTGGAGGCGAGAGAGATGCCATGCAAGCATAAATTCCATAATGGCTGTATCTTGCCGTGGCTCGAGCTTCATAGCTCGTGTCCAGTGTGCAGATATCAGATTCCCGCAGATGGTTCTAAGGATTCAAATGGGTCTGATAATAGTAATAGAGTTGAGAGCAGTGGTGTTGAGCTGAGCACTGAAGGTGGGAGTGGGAATGGTAGAAGGTTCTGGGCCCCTGTCCCGTGGCCTTTTAATGGGTTGTTTTCGCCATCCGAATCTCAGACAGATGGGAATTCTTCTACttcagcttcttcatcatcaGCAGCATCCGGAAGTAGTACTCATGCTGATGAGAACTGA
- the LOC131227399 gene encoding pyruvate kinase, cytosolic isozyme → MAIEGVERRPKTKIVCTLGPASRSVPMLAKLLRAGMNVARFNFSHGSHEYHQETLDNLKEAMENTGILCAVMLDTKGPEIRTGFLKDGKPIQLKKGQEITISTDYSMKGDENTICMSYKKLAEDVKPQSVILCADGTITLTVLSCDKELGLVRCRCENSAALGERKNVNLPGVIVDLPTLTEKDKEDIMQWGVPNKIDMIALSFVRKGSDLVEVRKLLGEHAKTIMLMSKVENQEGVANFDDILANSDAFMVARGDLGMEIPIEKIFLAQKVMIYKCNSQGKPVVTATQMLESMIKSPRPTRAEATDVANAVLDGTDCVMLSGETAAGAYPELAVQTMAKICIEAESTLDYGVVFKRIMETAPVPMSPLESLTSSAVRMANSAKAVLILVLTRGGSTAKLVAKYRPSMPILSVVVPEIKTDSFNWSCSDESPARHSLIFRGLIPVLSAGSAKASDAEATEEALEFAIQHAKAKGLCKSGDSVVALHRVGVASIIKILNIK, encoded by the exons ATGGCGATCGAAGGAGTAGAAAGGAGGCCGAAGACGAAGATCGTCTGCACGTTGGGCCCCGCATCGAGGTCCGTACCGATGTTAGCAAAGCTCTTGAGGGCTGGGATGAACGTTGCACGCTTCAATTTCTCGCACGGGTCGCATGAGTACCACCAGGAGACGCTCGACAATCTCAAAGAGGCGATGGAGAATACAGGGATTCTCTGTGCAGTCATGCTAGATACAAAG GGCCCAGAGATTCGGACTGGTTTTCTCAAGGATGGCAAGCCCATCCAACTCAAGAAGGGTCAAGAGATAACCATCTCCACAGATTACAGCATGAAGGGCGATGAGAACACCATATGCATGAGCTACAAAAAACTAGCTGAGGATGTGAAGCCTCAGAGCGTCATATTGTGTGCGGATGGTACAATTACACTCACCGTGCTGTCCTGCGACAAGGAGTTGGGATTGGTCCGTTGCCGCTGTGAGAATTCCGCTGCTCTCGGCGAGCGGAAAAATGTCAATCTTCCTGGAGTTATTGTAGACCTCCCGACGCTAACGGAGAAAGACAAGGAAGATATCATGCAGTGGGGTGTTCCTAACAAGATTGACATGATTGCTCTATCCTTTGTCCGCAAAGGTTCGGACCTTGTGGAAGTTCGTAAGCTACTAGGAGAACATGCTAAGACCATCATGCTCATGTCCAAG GTTGAGAATCAAGAAGGCGTGGCAAATTTCGACGACATCCTTGCAAACTCAGATGCTTTCATGGTGGCCCGAGGTGATCTGGGCATGGAAATCCCGATTGAGAAGATATTCTTGGCACAGAAGGTGATGATTTACAAGTGCAACAGCCAAGGGAAACCAGTCGTCACTGCGACCCAGATGTTGGAATCCATGATCAAGTCTCCACGTCCCACCCGTGCTGAGGCGACAGATGTGGCCAATGCGGTTCTTGATGGCACCGACTGCGTGATGCTTAGCGGAGAAACAGCTGCAGGCGCTTACCCGGAGCTTGCCGTTCAGACAATGGCTAAGATCTGCATTGAAGCTGAATCAACACTTGATTATGGAGTCGTTTTCAAAAGAATCATGGAAACTGCACCAGTTCCCATGAGTCCATTGGAGAGCCTCACATCTTCTGCGGTCCGAATGGCCAACTCTGCCAAAGCAGTGCTGATTTTGGTTCTAACCAGAGGCGGAAGCACTGCGAAGCTGGTTGCCAAATACAGGCCGTCAATGCCAATTCTATCAGTGGTGGTTCCAGAGATAAAGACGGATTCCTTCAATTGGTCTTGCAGTGACGAATCCCCAGCAAGGCATAGTCTTATCTTTAGAGGACTGATTCCGGTCTTGAGTGCGGGATCGGCAAAGGCTTCTGATGCGGAAGCTACTGAGGAGGCACTTGAATTTGCAATTCAACATGCCAAGGCGAAGGGACTTTGCAAGTCCGGAGATTCGGTTGTTGCATTGCATCGCGTTGGGGTTGCCTCTATAATCAAGATCTTGAATATCAAGTGA